A stretch of the Bombyx mori chromosome 12, ASM3026992v2 genome encodes the following:
- the LOC101743083 gene encoding protein FAM151A isoform X2: protein MKNLTTVTWAHAVNNKTYLEAALASEVAMLEADIVLGHLTGHDGPPIPIMAHPPATTSDLSLAEFLSTVAQYNNVNNKQKGVKLDFKSIEVFSKSQELIAPYSKPQVTFPLWLNADILPGPVKATTTPVDPIKFIELGANHPRAVLCMGWTTRYGGNITEGEYTPEQIGSMLRLVNEQKINQTITFPVRAGLACNSQPVLLDLLRETASLNSSMTVWSSEGDSVEVGRLKALILTVGLERTYLDVPHDLAAKLNLPSTDKVKH, encoded by the exons ATGAAGAACTTAACAACAGTTACTTGGGCGCACGCCGTCAACAACAAAACATATTTGGAAGCTGCCTTAGCAA GTGAAGTTGCAATgctagaagccgacattgtttTGGGACATCTAACAGGCCACGACGGTCCTCCAATACCAATAATGGCTCATCCTCCAGCAACCACGTCAGATCTGTCATTGGCTGAATTTCTGTCGACGGTGGCACAATATAACAACGTTAATAATAAACAGAAAGGAGTTAAGCTTGACTTTAAAAGTATTGAAGTGTTTTCTAAGAGCCAGGAGCTGATCGCTCCTTACAGTAAACCTCAG GTGACTTTCCCATTATGGTTAAATGCCGACATTCTACCTGGTCCAGTAAAAGCGACAACAACCCCCGTTGATCCCATCAAATTCATAGAACTAGGTGCGAATCATCCTCGCGCTGTGCTATGTATGGGCTGGACCACTAGATACGGTGGTAACATCACCGAGGGGGAGTATACTCCTGAACAAATTGGTTCAATGCTGAGATTAGTCAATGAACAGAAAATCAATCAGACTATCACATTCCCA GTGCGCGCAGGTCTTGCCTGCAATAGTCAACCGGTACTTTTGGACCTGCTTCGGGAGACAGCGTCCTTGAATTCCTCAATGACTGTCTGGTCCAGCGAAGGAGACTCCGTGGAGGTCGGCCGTCTGAAGGCTCTCATCCTGACCGTGGGACTCGAAAGGACATACTTGGACGTACCACACGATCTGGCTGCCAAACTGAACCTACCTTCGACTGATAAAGTCAAACATTAA
- the LOC101743083 gene encoding protein FAM151A isoform X1 codes for MFLVIILFVTATFVTCEEETMKNLTTVTWAHAVNNKTYLEAALASEVAMLEADIVLGHLTGHDGPPIPIMAHPPATTSDLSLAEFLSTVAQYNNVNNKQKGVKLDFKSIEVFSKSQELIAPYSKPQVTFPLWLNADILPGPVKATTTPVDPIKFIELGANHPRAVLCMGWTTRYGGNITEGEYTPEQIGSMLRLVNEQKINQTITFPVRAGLACNSQPVLLDLLRETASLNSSMTVWSSEGDSVEVGRLKALILTVGLERTYLDVPHDLAAKLNLPSTDKVKH; via the exons atgtttCTTGTCATAATCCTGTTTGTCACAG CTACATTCGTGACCTGTGAAGAAGAAACTATGAAGAACTTAACAACAGTTACTTGGGCGCACGCCGTCAACAACAAAACATATTTGGAAGCTGCCTTAGCAA GTGAAGTTGCAATgctagaagccgacattgtttTGGGACATCTAACAGGCCACGACGGTCCTCCAATACCAATAATGGCTCATCCTCCAGCAACCACGTCAGATCTGTCATTGGCTGAATTTCTGTCGACGGTGGCACAATATAACAACGTTAATAATAAACAGAAAGGAGTTAAGCTTGACTTTAAAAGTATTGAAGTGTTTTCTAAGAGCCAGGAGCTGATCGCTCCTTACAGTAAACCTCAG GTGACTTTCCCATTATGGTTAAATGCCGACATTCTACCTGGTCCAGTAAAAGCGACAACAACCCCCGTTGATCCCATCAAATTCATAGAACTAGGTGCGAATCATCCTCGCGCTGTGCTATGTATGGGCTGGACCACTAGATACGGTGGTAACATCACCGAGGGGGAGTATACTCCTGAACAAATTGGTTCAATGCTGAGATTAGTCAATGAACAGAAAATCAATCAGACTATCACATTCCCA GTGCGCGCAGGTCTTGCCTGCAATAGTCAACCGGTACTTTTGGACCTGCTTCGGGAGACAGCGTCCTTGAATTCCTCAATGACTGTCTGGTCCAGCGAAGGAGACTCCGTGGAGGTCGGCCGTCTGAAGGCTCTCATCCTGACCGTGGGACTCGAAAGGACATACTTGGACGTACCACACGATCTGGCTGCCAAACTGAACCTACCTTCGACTGATAAAGTCAAACATTAA